The following is a genomic window from Gallus gallus isolate bGalGal1 chromosome 21, bGalGal1.mat.broiler.GRCg7b, whole genome shotgun sequence.
AGGAGTGTGCTTTTCCCAAAAGTCCATTGTTTGGAATAAAGGCAGTGAACTGGGAATTATAGGGCGTAGCACCGTGTGACCGGAACAGCACATGGAGGAGAGCCCTGGGCTGCATTGTGCCTGCTGGCCCAGAGGCTAGGTGagacagggctgcagggagcatgGGCTATGGGACAGGAAGGGGTTTGTGTACACAGCAGTAGTCTGCAGTGGCAGTTCTCCTCTTGCAAGTGGGAGGACTGGTGTCTTTTGGGGCTCCCCACTCCCACCATTACCCAGAGCTGCACTGAGCGTGGCAGAAACACCAGATGCACAccaaggctgcccagggaccaCAAGCGCATATTGGTCAAGCATGGCAGCTAGTGAGTCAGTGTCAGGGAAACCCTGCCACCAGCCCCAGGAAGGGGACATTTTCATATGCCCCAAGGactgtggagctgctggtgaCCACATAGTGCAGAAGCATTGAATACCATCTACGGCATAAAGGCAACACTGGGCTGAATTTCCCTCCCTGAGGATGTGGCTCAGGAAGCAGCTGTCAAACCAGACATCCCTTTTTCCCTGGGCACAAGAAAAGGGCGTTCTGCTGGCACTGTCTCTGCTGGTAATTTGACTGCACGGAACCATCTGTTGACAATATCCCTCAGAAAGCACAGGGCTGAGTGCAGGGCATGAGCTTTGCATACccacaagcaagcaaacaaggaAGTCAGACTGACCACATTAAGGTGAGCTCAGAGGTTTTTTACTGCTCataggaagtaaaaaaaaaaaaaaaaaaaggaaaaaaaagaggtaactGCAGAGGCCAGGTGCAGGGAGAGGGTAAGGCAGAAGCAAGGAACTGGCGTGATGAAAAGGAAGGGTGCAGGTAGAGAAACTGAGCAAtaaggaaggggagggagaggctgCCAAGGGTTTACTGACCTGTTCTGTTCAGGAAGGTCCCTGCTGGACAGGCCACACAGCTGAAGCAGCACCTGTGGCGGTTCTGCTGCAGCCTCATCTCCCCAGCTGCACAGGGCCAGGAGCAGACTGAGACAGGAacctgctgggagcacagcagccatcaggcagaggcagggcctGTGGGACAGCGTGAGCTGGGCGGGTGAGAGGACAGACTGCAGCCCAAGACTAATGAGTACTGGACAGGTGGCTGCTGGCTGTCAGGATAGATCCTGGGCAGCAGCTTGGAGCTTGCCATGTTCTCCATTTGCTAGAGATGGTGGGAAAATCAGGTTGTTTGGAGGTAAAAACAGGAGGTGGGAGCCCTTAAGTTCACATGCTCTGCTTGGTTTTTTGACAGTAGAAAGTTATTACTCAGAATGTAGATAACCGCCTGTACCCCCCTCCCATCTGCCTTcacatttcttctgctctggGGAAATACCAAAGAAGTAATGTTGGGGAGGTAGTTGGCTTGACAATAAATAAGATTTGAATGCACAGCTGTACCTGGTGATCTTTTGTGTGCCACAGGATTTTGCTCTGGTCAATGTGCAGCCGGTTGGGGTTCACAGTGAAAGCTCCAACCACATCAAAAGCCCAACTCTGGCCTCTCCAATTCCATGCAATGATGTTATAACCTTTACGAATGTTCCCGTTGGCATCAAATGAGATGTAGCTCTTGTGCAGGCTGAAGTTTACCTGCTTGATTTTTTGTaggagctgtaagaaagaagagtaaGAGTAGAGCCCTTCCTGATGACAAGACTCCTACTTAGTCTTGCCTCCAGAGAGGAAGGTGCTCGCAGTCCcctctctgccttcctctcAGATTCTGCTGTAAGTAGCACatgtccagcagcagcagatctctTCCAGGTTTCTGCAAGGGGCCACAGACGGAATGGGAGTGAGCTGAGAGTGTGGGTCTGGATCCAGGCTGCTTTACCTGTGACAGCTGGAGCCTACAGGGGAGCCACTGTGCAGTGACCAGAGGGAAGGCTGAAGGCAGTCTCACGTGGCTGTTGGCACCAGTTAAGGGAGAGCCTTTGAGGCAGGATCTGTGCCAATCCCACACGGCCGGAGGCCAAGAGACGTCCAACCCTGAGCAGTGCAGCCCTGTTCTCTTCGGTGTGGAAAGGGTTTACAGAGATGGAAAACCCCTgagcacaagggaaaaaaaaaaatctgtgctgcGAAGGGAAGAAAGGCCTTCCTCACCTTGTTCTTACCTGCCAGGGATAGACTCTGCCTTTGCTGCACACCCCTGAGGCGCAGCCCAGCAGGTTGTGGAGGCCATGGGCCACTGCATACACAGCAGAGTATACGTTGTAAGAGGCCTGAATGTCATATATGTCTGGGGTATCGGCGAGCAGGTGACAtcctgggcagtgctgggtgcagtTCAGCTGGATGCCGTCGCTGCTGCTCGCTCCATTGCCACCCCCCACCCCCGTGCTGCCAGCACTTCCAGACACGGCACGTTCCCTTGCATTTTCCCACGATTCAAGGCGTTTCAGCATGGTGGGCTCTGCCTGCTCAACAGAAATGCCAATCACAGAGCCGATATTTTGGATGCCGGGCACCTGCCAGATGGTTTGGGCTAAAGACCAGTCCTCAGAGCCCACCCACACCATTCCTGTGATGTTCTCCTGCACCACTGCCTCAAAGAAGGGCTGGGCGTTCCTCCGGTTGGAGAAGACGACGGTGACGTTGACCCTGCTGTCCACAAGGGTTTGGATCAGCTTGCGGAGCTCCGGGCTGCCGGCATCCTTGGTTGTGGGGATGACACCTCGGTAGGCCACGCACACATCGGTGGCGGCCAGCAGCTCGGAGAGGGCGTTGAGCCCATCCCTACCATAGGTGTTGTCACTGCCCACCAGAGCGACCCACGTCCACCCGAagcgctgcagcagcagcccgaTGGCCTTCACTTGCTGCCCGTCGCTGGGGATGGTGCGCAGGAACGAGGGGTAGAACCGCTTCGTGCTCAGCATCTCCAGAGAGGCTTCGTAGCTGATCTGCAAAggaagccgggggggggggaggtggtaCACGGGGGGATCGGCGGCACGGGGACGGGGCTGGGGAACGGGAACCGAACCGCTGCCAGAGCGCCGCTGGGGGAGCAGAACTGACCTCCGGCACGAGGAAGACGCCCAGGATGGCGGCCGTGGTGAGCGCCAGCTGAGTGCTGTCGGGCCCGATGACGGCCACGGCGCGGGGCTCGTAGCGCTGCGGGGCGCTCAGCACCTCCACGTCGTGCCGCCCCTCCCGGCCGAGCGCGCGCAGCGTGCCGTGCAGGTTGGCCGCCTCCGTGCAGGTGTCGTGGATCTCGTAGCCCAGCGTGACGTTGGGGAGGAGCGCGCTGGAGTTGTTGATCTCCTCCACGGCGAAGCGCATCATCTGCGAGAGGTGGTAGCCGTGGCTCCTGAAGGCGGCAGCGCTGCGAGCACGAACGGGTTGAGGTGTGCGGGGCACGGCACGCCGCCGCGctccctccgccgccgccgccccccgctcACTCACACGCCGCAGCCGTGCGCCAGCGGCCGGCCGGGCCGCAGCGCGTGGATCTGGAAGAGCCCGGCCAGGCGGAACTCGCCGGGGCTGCGGAAGGCGGCGGCGCAGAGCCGGGCGCACAGCAGCACGCGGAgcagcgcggcgcggggcggcggcatCGCGCGGGGTGGGCGGGGCCGCGCGGGCGGCGCCTCTTCAGGGcgcgggagggggcggggcggggcgcgcgGATCTCGCGAGAGCGGCGGCGGCGCAGAGGCGGCCATGCCCGCGCGGCGCGGCCGTCCCCGCCGGGCTCCGTCCCGCGGCTCCGCCGGGGAGGGCCGCGCCGAGGCCGCGTGGCGGGAGTTCGCCGCCTCCTTCGCGCGGGCCGGCATGGTgccgccgggcggggcggggctcgCGGCCGTGGAGGCGGCGGAGGGCGCGGCCGTGCTGCTCCTGGGCCCGCAGCAGGTGCGCAGCGCCCGGCCcgctcccgcagcgccccgcgccgcctccGTCTGACGCCGCCgcgtttccccccccccctctcccc
Proteins encoded in this region:
- the LOC124416956 gene encoding taste receptor type 1 member 1-like, translated to MMRFAVEEINNSSALLPNVTLGYEIHDTCTEAANLHGTLRALGREGRHDVEVLSAPQRYEPRAVAVIGPDSTQLALTTAAILGVFLVPEISYEASLEMLSTKRFYPSFLRTIPSDGQQVKAIGLLLQRFGWTWVALVGSDNTYGRDGLNALSELLAATDVCVAYRGVIPTTKDAGSPELRKLIQTLVDSRVNVTVVFSNRRNAQPFFEAVVQENITGMVWVGSEDWSLAQTIWQVPGIQNIGSVIGISVEQAEPTMLKRLESWENARERAVSGSAGSTGVGGGNGASSSDGIQLNCTQHCPGCHLLADTPDIYDIQASYNVYSAVYAVAHGLHNLLGCASGVCSKGRVYPWQLLQKIKQVNFSLHKSYISFDANGNIRKGYNIIAWNWRGQSWAFDVVGAFTVNPNRLHIDQSKILWHTKDHQQVPVSVCSWPCAAGEMRLQQNRHRCCFSCVACPAGTFLNRTGQ